One segment of Asaia bogorensis NBRC 16594 DNA contains the following:
- a CDS encoding DsbA family protein → MTRPTRARLAGTFLALGLTVSTAVPALAAPSTASAAAESSFSPAQRAEIVTILRDALKNDPSILSDAIVALRQGAQQKAADDALTHVRSDRERLQKGPDYTVRGNPQGDLTIVEFLDPRCGYCRSMVPVVDALLKSDSKLRLVEKLVPVLSEKSVLDTQAIFAAALQGGYEKMKRALMQDTTPPTLDRIRQLATANGLNADKLVTDMHASSVAAQINENLAEARLIGLDGTPTFVFGTSAIIPGAISAEEMREQIRTARKEAH, encoded by the coding sequence ATGACCCGCCCGACCCGTGCCCGGCTTGCCGGCACTTTTCTCGCCCTTGGTCTGACCGTGTCGACCGCCGTTCCGGCCCTTGCTGCCCCCAGTACTGCGTCTGCCGCTGCGGAATCGTCTTTCAGCCCGGCCCAGCGCGCCGAGATCGTGACGATCCTGCGCGACGCCCTGAAGAATGACCCGAGCATTCTGAGCGATGCCATCGTAGCCCTGCGTCAGGGCGCCCAGCAGAAAGCAGCAGATGACGCCCTCACCCATGTTCGCTCCGATCGTGAGCGTCTGCAAAAGGGGCCCGACTACACGGTGCGCGGCAACCCGCAGGGCGATCTGACCATTGTGGAGTTTCTCGACCCGCGCTGCGGCTATTGCCGCAGCATGGTGCCCGTTGTCGATGCCCTTCTGAAATCGGACAGCAAGCTGCGCCTAGTCGAAAAGCTGGTACCGGTGCTGAGCGAGAAAAGCGTGCTGGACACGCAGGCCATTTTCGCCGCCGCGCTGCAGGGCGGCTACGAAAAGATGAAACGCGCCCTTATGCAGGACACGACGCCCCCTACTCTGGATCGTATCCGTCAGCTCGCTACGGCCAATGGGCTCAATGCGGACAAGCTGGTGACTGACATGCACGCCTCGAGCGTTGCCGCGCAGATCAACGAGAATCTGGCCGAAGCAAGGCTGATCGGCCTCGATGGCACACCGACCTTCGTTTTCGGTACGAGTGCGATCATTCCCGGTGCCATCTCGGCTGAGGAGATGCGCGAGCAGATCAGGACGGCGCGTAAGGAGGCGCACTGA
- a CDS encoding gamma-glutamyltransferase, whose protein sequence is METPHVAHRQSNAPCRPAGRFALKAGLRPACALTAAMLLAGCSDVAHIGHSLFGKTTPIVTGYIGTVVADEPRAALIGRDVLVHGGNAADAAAAVGMALSVTLPSRASLGGGGACLATRANEAPQAFVFLPGSASASGAATRQAAIPMTPRGLFTMQLRYGTVEFADILGPSVRLARSGTTVSRVLANDIAAVQNPLFADDAARSVFSRPDGAPLQNGDALVQPQLASFLERMTNVGVGDLYNGALGGIFVEGANKAGGGLSTTALRNAMPAQIAPLQVEQDGYVASFLPPPADGGLGAAAAFHSGASAQSVVATWRSEDRHGLSNDALLSAAQTLVNGGSSRGGSLPSLPASTSFVVTDNKGGAVACALTDNNLFGTGRMAEGTGVLLAAAPGRYPAPLLAAAIVQRRGTLTGAAAASGQNDAADALAQAARAIVSGTTVPHEGQGRVNASVCKGGNCQGDTDPRGGGLSVGSVNN, encoded by the coding sequence ATGGAGACACCGCACGTGGCGCATCGTCAGTCGAATGCCCCCTGTCGCCCCGCAGGGCGCTTTGCGCTCAAGGCAGGGTTGCGCCCGGCTTGTGCCCTTACGGCAGCCATGCTGCTCGCCGGGTGCAGCGATGTCGCGCATATCGGTCACAGCCTGTTTGGCAAGACCACCCCCATCGTGACGGGCTATATCGGCACGGTAGTCGCCGATGAGCCACGTGCGGCCCTGATCGGGCGCGATGTGCTGGTGCATGGCGGCAACGCAGCCGATGCTGCGGCTGCGGTGGGGATGGCACTGTCGGTCACCCTGCCATCGCGTGCCTCTCTGGGCGGTGGTGGCGCCTGCCTGGCCACACGCGCCAACGAGGCCCCCCAGGCTTTCGTGTTCCTGCCCGGTTCAGCCAGCGCTTCGGGTGCAGCCACGCGTCAGGCGGCGATACCGATGACGCCGCGTGGGTTGTTCACCATGCAGCTTCGCTACGGCACCGTCGAATTTGCTGATATTCTTGGTCCGTCCGTTCGCCTTGCCCGCAGCGGCACCACAGTCAGCCGCGTGCTGGCCAACGATATTGCTGCGGTACAGAACCCCCTCTTCGCCGATGACGCCGCACGTAGCGTTTTCAGCCGTCCCGATGGCGCGCCGCTGCAAAATGGCGATGCGCTGGTGCAGCCCCAGCTGGCAAGTTTTCTGGAACGCATGACCAATGTTGGTGTGGGCGATCTGTATAACGGGGCGCTTGGCGGGATCTTCGTTGAAGGGGCCAACAAGGCAGGGGGCGGCCTTTCGACCACAGCGTTGCGTAACGCCATGCCAGCGCAGATCGCGCCGCTTCAGGTCGAGCAGGATGGCTATGTGGCCTCGTTCCTGCCGCCGCCTGCTGATGGTGGGCTTGGTGCCGCGGCGGCGTTCCACTCCGGCGCTTCCGCGCAGAGCGTGGTGGCAACGTGGCGCAGCGAAGACCGTCATGGCCTGAGCAATGACGCCCTCCTAAGCGCTGCGCAGACCCTGGTGAATGGCGGATCCAGCCGCGGTGGCTCCCTGCCGTCGCTTCCGGCCTCGACCTCCTTTGTCGTGACAGACAACAAGGGCGGCGCTGTGGCCTGCGCCCTGACCGACAACAATTTGTTCGGCACAGGTCGTATGGCTGAAGGAACGGGCGTGCTGCTGGCTGCGGCACCGGGGCGCTATCCGGCACCGCTTCTGGCTGCTGCCATCGTGCAGCGTCGTGGCACCCTGACTGGTGCCGCCGCCGCCTCCGGTCAGAACGATGCAGCCGATGCGCTGGCTCAGGCTGCACGGGCGATCGTCTCTGGCACGACGGTGCCGCATGAAGGGCAGGGGCGCGTCAATGCCTCGGTTTGCAAGGGCGGCAATTGTCAGGGTGATACCGATCCGCGTGGTGGCGGTCTCTCGGTGGGCAGTGTGAACAACTGA
- the recA gene encoding recombinase RecA: MSVDRTKALEGALSQIERAFGKGSIMRMGQRPKEQADVISTGSLGLDIGLGIGGLPRGRIIEIYGPESSGKTTLALHAIAEAQKKGGTCAFIDAEHALDPGYARKLGVDVDNLLLSQPDAGEQALEIADTLVRSGAVDVLVVDSVAALVPRAELEGDMGDSHVGLHARLMSQALRKLTGTVSRSNTMVIFLNQIRMKIGVMFGNPETTTGGNALKFYASVRLDIRRIGSIKDRDEVVGNQTRVKVVKNKMAPPFRQVEFDIMYGEGISKVGELIDLGVKANIVEKSGAWFSYDSTRVGQGRENAKQFLRDHPEMAADIERRIREQAGVVAEAMMTSPEDQEDEAEA, from the coding sequence ATGAGCGTGGACAGGACGAAAGCACTCGAAGGTGCGCTGAGCCAGATCGAACGGGCTTTCGGCAAGGGGTCGATCATGCGCATGGGGCAGCGCCCCAAGGAGCAGGCCGATGTGATCTCCACCGGCTCGCTGGGCCTCGATATCGGCCTCGGTATCGGCGGTCTGCCGCGCGGCCGTATCATCGAGATCTACGGCCCTGAAAGCTCCGGCAAGACGACACTGGCGCTTCATGCTATTGCCGAAGCCCAGAAGAAGGGCGGAACCTGCGCCTTTATCGATGCTGAACATGCGCTCGATCCGGGTTATGCCCGCAAGCTTGGTGTGGATGTCGACAATCTTCTGCTCAGCCAGCCTGACGCTGGTGAACAGGCTCTGGAAATTGCCGATACGCTGGTGCGTTCCGGTGCCGTCGATGTGCTGGTGGTCGACTCCGTGGCGGCACTGGTGCCGCGTGCGGAACTTGAGGGCGATATGGGCGACAGCCATGTCGGTCTTCATGCCCGTCTGATGAGCCAGGCCCTGCGCAAGCTGACTGGCACAGTCTCGCGCTCGAACACGATGGTGATTTTCCTCAACCAGATCCGCATGAAGATCGGCGTGATGTTCGGCAATCCCGAGACCACGACCGGTGGTAACGCGCTCAAATTCTACGCGTCGGTGCGTCTGGATATCCGCCGTATCGGTTCGATCAAGGACCGCGACGAGGTGGTGGGCAACCAGACACGCGTGAAGGTGGTCAAGAACAAGATGGCCCCGCCTTTCCGTCAGGTCGAATTCGACATCATGTACGGCGAGGGCATCAGCAAGGTCGGCGAACTGATCGATCTGGGCGTCAAGGCCAATATCGTCGAGAAATCGGGTGCCTGGTTCTCGTATGATAGCACCCGCGTGGGTCAGGGGCGTGAGAATGCCAAGCAGTTCCTGCGCGATCACCCCGAGATGGCAGCCGATATCGAACGTCGTATCCGCGAGCAGGCAGGCGTGGTGGCTGAGGCCATGATGACCTCGCCGGAAGATCAGGAAGACGAAGCCGAAGCCTGA
- a CDS encoding alpha-E domain-containing protein produces MSRFNPYVSGIQPDLNTLLSRYAENMMWLARYMERIENLARVLEVTEAFVRGADGRPVWDSIVHINSDEERFRALYPAAREEDYLCFYITDCSNPSSIRAMAHAVRENARSARPLISTEMWMQLNVFTRWMLDLTPGDIRRTGLSALCNRIKQECQSHAGVTEGTLYRDQAWLFYLLGRHLERSDQITRLIDTRYHTLLPDAAEVGSEIDMTQWASVLRSAAAYHAFRRLKPVTTTPANVVGFLLKNEGFPRSLALNLRHADSVLGALATHYNLRKQSSAVQERLGELRAMLDDQTAEEIIIRGLHECMHWIQEQIEICQNELAAAYWAPPKSFDAGGFSQSQGQA; encoded by the coding sequence ATGAGCCGCTTCAACCCCTATGTCTCAGGCATACAGCCCGACCTGAACACCCTGCTCTCGCGCTATGCCGAGAACATGATGTGGCTTGCACGCTATATGGAGCGCATCGAAAACCTCGCCCGCGTGCTCGAAGTAACCGAGGCTTTCGTGCGGGGTGCCGATGGCCGCCCGGTATGGGATTCAATCGTTCACATCAACAGCGATGAAGAGCGGTTTCGCGCCCTCTATCCTGCCGCGAGGGAGGAGGATTATCTGTGCTTTTACATCACGGATTGCTCCAACCCGAGTTCGATCCGGGCCATGGCCCACGCCGTGCGCGAAAATGCCCGCTCTGCACGCCCCCTTATCTCGACCGAAATGTGGATGCAGCTCAATGTATTCACGCGCTGGATGCTGGACCTCACGCCCGGCGACATACGACGCACAGGGCTTTCGGCCCTGTGCAACCGCATCAAGCAGGAGTGCCAGTCTCATGCCGGTGTGACGGAAGGGACGCTCTATCGCGATCAGGCCTGGCTGTTCTATCTGCTGGGTCGGCATCTGGAGCGCAGTGACCAGATCACACGACTGATCGACACGCGCTATCATACGCTCCTACCCGATGCTGCCGAGGTGGGGTCGGAAATCGATATGACACAATGGGCGTCCGTGCTGCGCTCGGCTGCGGCCTATCACGCCTTTCGCCGTCTCAAACCGGTGACGACTACGCCTGCCAATGTGGTCGGTTTCCTGCTCAAGAATGAGGGGTTTCCGCGCTCGCTCGCGCTCAACCTGCGTCATGCCGATTCTGTCCTGGGTGCCCTCGCAACACATTACAACCTGCGCAAGCAAAGCTCGGCGGTGCAGGAGCGCCTTGGCGAATTACGGGCCATGCTGGATGACCAGACAGCCGAGGAAATCATCATTCGTGGGCTGCATGAATGTATGCACTGGATTCAGGAACAGATCGAAATCTGCCAGAACGAACTGGCCGCCGCCTATTGGGCGCCCCCCAAGTCATTTGATGCCGGAGGCTTCAGCCAGTCTCAGGGTCAGGCGTAA
- a CDS encoding circularly permuted type 2 ATP-grasp protein → MALDASPIHEAGIFSTYDTPAFYCELMNRGSELPEALQKVQERLAHLTLSDLRERTTDAENLLWRLGITFTVYTEREAIDRILPFDMIPRLLTAEEWAFVEKGVQQRVKAINLFLWDIYHERRILDDGIVPADLVLKNANYCEAMIGVDVPGGVYVHINGTDLIRDRSGRFLVLEDNARTPSGVSYVIENRHMMLRLLPDLASGIKLRSVEDYGVRLHRALCDVAPKGVTDPQVVLLSPGMYNSAYFEHVFLAREMGVPLVEGRDLVVEDHHVFMRTVAGLRPVHSIYRRIDDAFLDPLAFNPESLLGVPGLVEAYCRGNVTLANALGTGVADDKAIYAYMPRIIRYYLDEDPILDSVETHICAEPEGLAHTLDNLANLVVKPVGDSGGYGLIIGPHATESELEAFREKLIENPANYISQPVIDLSVVPTLCPAGVEGRHVDLRPFAVTGQSTWVLPGGLSRVALRKGSLVVNSSQGGGSKDTWVMSA, encoded by the coding sequence ATGGCGCTCGACGCCTCGCCCATCCACGAAGCCGGTATTTTTTCGACCTATGACACGCCCGCCTTTTACTGCGAGCTGATGAACCGGGGCAGTGAACTGCCCGAAGCCCTGCAGAAGGTGCAGGAACGTCTGGCCCATCTCACCCTTTCCGACCTGCGCGAGCGAACGACTGACGCAGAAAACCTGCTCTGGCGTCTGGGTATCACCTTTACGGTCTATACTGAACGTGAGGCCATCGATCGTATCCTGCCTTTCGACATGATCCCCCGCCTGCTCACGGCTGAGGAATGGGCATTTGTCGAGAAGGGCGTGCAGCAGCGCGTCAAGGCCATCAATCTCTTTCTGTGGGACATCTATCACGAGCGCCGTATTCTGGATGATGGCATCGTCCCTGCCGATCTCGTGCTTAAGAATGCCAATTACTGCGAGGCGATGATCGGGGTGGACGTGCCGGGCGGTGTGTATGTCCACATCAACGGCACTGACCTCATACGCGACCGCTCGGGGCGCTTCCTCGTGCTTGAGGACAATGCACGCACTCCTTCCGGGGTCTCCTACGTCATCGAAAACCGCCACATGATGCTGCGCCTGCTGCCTGATCTGGCCTCGGGCATCAAGCTCCGCTCTGTCGAGGATTATGGCGTCAGGCTGCATCGCGCCCTATGCGACGTGGCCCCCAAGGGCGTGACGGACCCGCAAGTGGTTCTGCTTTCGCCGGGCATGTATAATTCCGCCTATTTCGAGCACGTGTTTCTGGCCCGTGAAATGGGTGTGCCGCTCGTCGAGGGGCGTGATCTGGTGGTTGAAGATCATCATGTCTTCATGCGCACCGTTGCCGGGCTGCGCCCTGTCCACTCGATCTACCGCCGTATCGACGACGCGTTCCTTGATCCACTAGCTTTCAATCCCGAGAGCCTGCTGGGTGTGCCGGGCCTCGTCGAAGCCTATTGTCGTGGCAATGTGACCCTCGCCAATGCGCTGGGCACCGGGGTGGCCGATGACAAGGCCATCTATGCCTATATGCCCCGCATCATTCGCTACTATCTCGACGAGGATCCTATTCTCGACAGTGTGGAAACCCACATCTGTGCTGAGCCCGAAGGCCTTGCCCACACGCTCGATAATCTCGCCAATCTCGTGGTGAAGCCCGTCGGCGATTCCGGAGGCTATGGTCTCATCATCGGACCCCATGCGACTGAAAGCGAGCTTGAGGCCTTTCGCGAGAAGCTGATCGAAAATCCGGCCAATTACATCAGCCAGCCCGTCATCGATCTTTCTGTCGTGCCGACACTCTGCCCCGCCGGTGTGGAAGGGCGTCACGTCGATCTGCGCCCCTTCGCGGTGACAGGGCAATCTACCTGGGTTCTGCCTGGCGGGCTGTCCCGCGTCGCGTTGCGAAAGGGGTCTCTGGTGGTAAATTCATCGCAGGGAGGTGGCTCGAAGGATACCTGGGTGATGTCAGCATGA
- a CDS encoding transglutaminase family protein, producing the protein MSRPVLLNHRTSYRYDRMVSLGPQTIRLRPPSRTRNAIMTYALSIGPDHAGLDWHHDRHGNMVSEVRFSDRMSQFVVDVSMIVDLAPYDPLGMGVRSSDGEMALDQAYRRPVTDDAVLVPFLSAEDASPIGSPLERLSRLARRIATRLHYMRRMEPGVWSPHETLKREAGSCRDSAWLLIALARHMGYAARFVSGYLIEPSALQADPDRLTCDLHAWAEILVPEHGWVGFDTTSGLIAAQNHIPLAASDTPDAAAPISGLLDQCQAEFDVMMQAHFLHRA; encoded by the coding sequence ATGAGCCGGCCAGTGCTGCTCAATCATCGCACGTCCTATCGTTACGACCGGATGGTGTCGCTTGGCCCGCAAACGATCCGTTTGCGGCCGCCATCGCGCACGCGCAATGCGATCATGACCTATGCGCTTTCAATAGGGCCGGATCATGCCGGACTGGACTGGCATCACGACAGACATGGCAACATGGTCTCCGAGGTGCGTTTCTCCGATCGCATGTCGCAATTCGTGGTTGATGTGAGCATGATTGTTGATCTCGCCCCCTATGATCCGCTGGGCATGGGCGTGAGATCGTCTGACGGTGAAATGGCGCTCGATCAGGCCTATCGCCGCCCCGTGACGGACGATGCGGTGCTGGTCCCGTTTCTGTCTGCCGAAGACGCATCGCCGATCGGGAGCCCTCTCGAACGCCTGTCCAGGCTGGCGCGTCGCATCGCGACCAGGCTGCACTACATGCGCCGCATGGAGCCAGGTGTCTGGAGCCCTCATGAAACCCTGAAACGCGAGGCCGGGTCTTGTCGTGACAGCGCGTGGCTGCTGATCGCCCTGGCGCGTCATATGGGTTACGCAGCGCGTTTCGTCTCGGGCTATCTCATCGAGCCTTCTGCCCTTCAGGCTGATCCGGACCGCCTGACCTGTGACCTGCATGCCTGGGCCGAAATTCTGGTGCCGGAGCATGGCTGGGTGGGGTTTGACACGACATCGGGTCTGATCGCAGCGCAGAACCATATTCCGCTCGCCGCTTCGGACACGCCTGATGCCGCCGCACCGATCTCAGGGTTGCTGGATCAGTGTCAGGCGGAATTCGATGTGATGATGCAGGCGCATTTTCTGCATCGGGCGTAG